From one Deinococcus sp. JMULE3 genomic stretch:
- a CDS encoding efflux RND transporter permease subunit, with amino-acid sequence MSTHEPPDFNLPQGTLPDGTPEPKVHPLVRFSVKNYVFSVGIFVLLVLAGLAATFRLGVELLPNFEVPVLAVSTAYPGANPDQVDREVSRRVEDAVSTLAGVQDINTTSVSNQSAVVITFSDDTDVDSAANSVSQAVAAIRGTLPDGARAPVVQKFDPNATPILTLALLGGSNPPAQVTTYAEDVLVPRLERVEGVADVNVTGGPARQVQVLLDPARLQSYNLSPARVTQAIGASALDLPAGTVSQGGTQTQYATRNTPRSAADVAAITLDSASGVQVGDVARVRDAAEDASSLARFNGQPAVLLSVRKGSGTNSVAVADAVRAAMQAQPLPRGYELKIASDTTRATLGSVKDTFKEFLLAIGAVGIICLLFLGRLNTVLSVVLAIPISISAAPLLYATLGFTFNIISLLAIIVAIGIVVDDSIVVAENVQRYRDLGYSRLRSVLLGGSEVFSAVTAASFALLAVLIPLSLMPGILGQFFSQFGLGIAAAIVLSWLESLLFLTVRMAYTNDPQPIGWAQLPGVLARFPALLQSSLRAVRSFGGWLGLLLAGAAGSVLLRAAGLPLPVAIGVASLLAPLTLAVTRYVLGLLFALLEAVTGTLHGLTNGGVQRTARAYARSLDSALRRPWLVMLIAGLFLLSAPLAMRGVGFAFTPKSDSGIVAVDLSLPVGTDLNTTNRVTGQLEDALLKRPEVKLVETSVGAGNGVSGASANEATLTVTLIDKAERPGIDTLVEQYTRVLTPIGTRTPGSELRVGTQQTGPGGSADISLALTAPNQALLEQRNREVVRLLAQDPNLRSVESSLSATRQERTFTPDATRLTGTGLSATDVAQALRTYNDGTTAGTVRDGDRSVDIVVRLDPALISSEQSLLTQTVYAPALSANVPLSQLGAFQLAQAPATLLRLNKAYTATLNINVVKGGPNPFAYQRELVTRVEKAGLLAGGVTLGNASAFGSAGLTGDLVFYGPILMLLAIILTYLVLGSQFNSFRYPIYLQLPIPIAVVGAIWTLNFFGVNLDVITVLGMVILLGLSTKNSILYLEFVTERARSLPLREALLEAAELRFRPIIMTTLTVLVISIPLVLGQGEGAEFRRGLGIVILGGVITSTLLTFYVVPSVFWVFERRRLQPDVQSAPSGPQTPLGAGD; translated from the coding sequence TCCCGCAGGGCACGCTGCCCGACGGCACGCCCGAACCGAAGGTTCACCCGCTGGTGCGCTTCAGCGTCAAGAATTACGTGTTCTCGGTGGGCATCTTCGTGCTGCTGGTCCTGGCGGGCCTCGCCGCGACCTTCCGGCTGGGCGTGGAACTCCTGCCGAACTTCGAGGTGCCGGTCCTCGCGGTCAGTACCGCGTACCCCGGCGCGAACCCCGACCAGGTGGACCGCGAGGTCAGCCGCCGCGTCGAGGACGCCGTCAGCACCCTGGCCGGCGTGCAGGACATCAACACCACCTCGGTCAGCAACCAGTCGGCGGTCGTGATCACCTTCAGTGACGACACCGACGTGGACAGTGCGGCCAACAGCGTGTCGCAGGCCGTCGCCGCGATCCGCGGCACGCTGCCCGACGGCGCCCGCGCCCCGGTCGTGCAGAAGTTCGACCCGAACGCCACCCCGATTCTGACCCTGGCGCTGCTGGGCGGCAGCAACCCCCCCGCGCAGGTCACCACCTACGCCGAGGACGTCCTCGTGCCGCGCCTGGAACGCGTGGAGGGCGTCGCCGACGTGAACGTCACCGGCGGTCCCGCCCGGCAGGTGCAGGTGCTGCTCGACCCGGCCCGGCTGCAGTCCTACAACCTGAGTCCCGCGCGGGTCACGCAGGCGATCGGCGCCAGCGCCCTGGACCTCCCGGCCGGGACCGTCTCGCAGGGCGGCACGCAGACGCAGTACGCCACCCGCAACACCCCCCGCAGCGCTGCCGACGTCGCCGCCATCACCCTGGACAGCGCCAGCGGCGTGCAGGTCGGGGACGTCGCCCGCGTGCGCGACGCCGCCGAGGACGCCAGCAGCCTCGCGCGCTTCAACGGGCAGCCCGCCGTGCTGCTGAGTGTCCGCAAGGGCAGCGGCACGAACTCGGTCGCGGTGGCCGACGCCGTCCGCGCCGCCATGCAGGCCCAGCCACTCCCCAGGGGCTACGAGCTGAAGATCGCCAGCGACACCACCCGCGCCACGCTGGGCAGCGTCAAGGACACCTTCAAGGAATTCCTGCTCGCCATCGGCGCGGTCGGCATCATCTGCCTGCTGTTCCTGGGCCGCCTGAACACCGTGCTGTCGGTCGTGCTGGCCATTCCCATCTCGATCAGCGCCGCGCCGCTGCTGTACGCCACGCTGGGCTTCACGTTCAACATCATCTCGCTGCTGGCGATCATCGTCGCGATCGGCATCGTCGTGGACGACTCGATCGTCGTCGCGGAGAACGTGCAGCGCTACCGCGACCTGGGCTACAGCCGCCTGCGCAGCGTCCTGCTGGGCGGCAGCGAGGTCTTCAGCGCCGTGACCGCCGCGAGTTTCGCGCTGCTCGCCGTGCTGATTCCCCTGAGCCTGATGCCCGGCATCCTGGGGCAGTTCTTCAGCCAGTTCGGGCTGGGCATCGCCGCGGCCATCGTGCTGTCGTGGCTGGAGAGCCTGCTGTTCCTCACGGTGCGCATGGCGTACACCAACGACCCGCAGCCCATCGGCTGGGCGCAGCTGCCCGGCGTGCTGGCCCGCTTCCCGGCGCTGCTGCAGTCCAGCCTGCGGGCCGTGCGGTCCTTCGGCGGCTGGCTGGGGCTGCTGCTGGCGGGCGCCGCCGGGTCGGTCCTGCTCAGGGCGGCCGGACTGCCCCTCCCGGTCGCGATCGGCGTGGCGTCCCTGCTGGCCCCGCTGACGCTGGCCGTGACGCGCTACGTGCTGGGTCTGCTCTTCGCCCTGCTGGAAGCCGTCACCGGCACCCTGCACGGCCTGACGAACGGCGGCGTGCAGCGCACCGCCCGCGCCTACGCCCGCAGCCTCGACAGCGCGCTGCGCCGCCCCTGGCTGGTCATGCTGATCGCCGGACTGTTCCTGCTCAGCGCGCCCCTGGCCATGCGAGGCGTCGGCTTCGCGTTCACACCCAAATCCGACAGCGGCATCGTCGCGGTCGACCTCAGCCTCCCGGTCGGCACCGACCTGAACACCACCAACCGCGTCACCGGGCAGCTCGAGGACGCCCTGCTGAAACGGCCCGAGGTGAAACTCGTCGAGACCAGCGTCGGCGCCGGAAACGGCGTCAGCGGCGCCAGCGCCAACGAGGCCACCCTGACCGTCACCCTGATCGACAAGGCCGAACGGCCCGGCATCGACACGCTCGTCGAGCAGTACACCCGAGTGCTGACCCCCATCGGCACCCGCACGCCCGGCAGTGAACTGCGCGTCGGCACGCAGCAGACCGGCCCCGGCGGCAGCGCCGACATCTCCCTGGCCCTCACCGCGCCCAACCAGGCGCTCCTCGAACAGCGCAACCGCGAGGTCGTGCGGCTCCTCGCGCAGGACCCCAACCTCCGCAGCGTCGAGAGCAGCCTCAGCGCCACCCGCCAGGAACGCACCTTCACGCCCGACGCCACCCGCCTGACCGGCACCGGCCTGAGCGCCACCGACGTCGCGCAGGCCCTGCGCACCTACAACGACGGCACGACCGCCGGCACGGTGCGCGACGGGGACCGCAGCGTCGACATCGTCGTGCGGCTCGACCCCGCGCTGATCAGCAGCGAACAGAGCCTGCTGACGCAGACCGTGTACGCCCCCGCCCTGAGCGCCAACGTGCCCCTCTCGCAGCTGGGCGCGTTCCAGCTGGCGCAGGCCCCCGCCACGCTGCTGCGCCTGAACAAGGCCTACACCGCCACCCTGAACATCAACGTCGTCAAGGGCGGCCCGAACCCCTTCGCGTACCAGCGTGAACTCGTCACCCGCGTCGAGAAGGCCGGACTGCTCGCGGGCGGCGTGACGCTCGGGAACGCCAGCGCCTTCGGCAGCGCGGGCCTCACCGGGGACCTCGTGTTCTACGGCCCGATCCTGATGCTCCTGGCGATCATCCTCACGTACCTCGTGCTGGGCAGCCAGTTCAACTCCTTCCGCTACCCCATCTACCTGCAACTGCCCATTCCCATCGCGGTCGTCGGCGCGATCTGGACACTGAACTTCTTCGGCGTGAACCTCGACGTGATCACGGTCCTCGGCATGGTCATCCTGCTGGGCCTGAGCACCAAGAACTCCATCCTGTACCTCGAATTCGTCACGGAACGCGCCCGGTCCCTCCCACTGCGCGAGGCGCTGCTGGAAGCCGCCGAACTGCGCTTCCGCCCGATCATCATGACCACCCTGACCGTCCTCGTGATCAGCATCCCCCTGGTCCTCGGCCAGGGCGAAGGCGCCGAGTTCCGCCGCGGCCTGGGCATCGTGATCCTCGGCGGGGTCATCACCTCCACGCTGCTGACCTTTTACGTCGTGCCCAGCGTGTTCTGGGTGTTCGAACGCCGCCGCCTCCAGCCGGACGTCCAGTCTGCGCCCAGCGGCCCACAGACCCCACTGGGCGCCGGAGACTGA
- a CDS encoding MFS transporter, whose amino-acid sequence MTARAPARVAAQLGQAGALGAAGQQLGALSLPVIASGLPGSTPLTLGLITAAAFLPHLLLGLFLGALADRLAPRGVMLFMHAARAGTLLLAAGLAHAGLLGAGVLAAVALTLGALGALHDAALQRWLAGLEDRADANRAVQTGEQVALTVAPGLSGLLIGSLGVGVALLAESLSFLAAGARLARVPAPAVQARSTGTLLRAAADGLRFVWGHGTLRRLALTAAFVNLSRAMTFTLLSYYLLRVVGVSPVVMGIVLTVSGLGGWLARG is encoded by the coding sequence GTGACCGCCCGCGCGCCCGCACGGGTGGCGGCGCAACTGGGGCAGGCGGGCGCGCTGGGCGCGGCGGGGCAGCAGCTGGGCGCGCTGAGCCTGCCGGTGATCGCCTCGGGCCTGCCGGGCAGCACGCCGCTGACGCTGGGGCTGATCACGGCGGCGGCTTTCCTGCCGCACCTGCTGCTGGGCCTGTTCCTGGGGGCGCTGGCGGACCGGCTCGCGCCGCGCGGCGTGATGCTGTTCATGCACGCCGCGCGGGCGGGGACGCTGCTGCTCGCGGCGGGCCTGGCGCACGCCGGGCTGCTGGGCGCCGGCGTGCTCGCGGCGGTCGCGCTGACGCTGGGAGCACTCGGGGCGCTGCACGACGCGGCGCTGCAGCGCTGGCTGGCCGGGCTGGAAGACCGCGCGGACGCGAACCGCGCGGTGCAGACCGGGGAGCAGGTGGCGCTGACGGTCGCACCCGGCCTGAGCGGCCTGCTGATCGGGTCGCTGGGGGTGGGGGTCGCGCTGCTGGCCGAGTCGCTGAGTTTCCTGGCGGCGGGGGCGCGCCTGGCGCGGGTGCCTGCCCCGGCGGTGCAGGCGCGGTCAACGGGGACGCTGCTGCGGGCTGCGGCGGACGGGCTGCGGTTCGTGTGGGGGCACGGGACGCTGCGGCGGCTGGCGCTGACGGCGGCGTTCGTGAACCTGTCGCGCGCCATGACGTTCACGCTGCTGTCGTACTACCTGCTGCGGGTGGTGGGGGTGTCGCCGGTCGTGATGGGGATCGTCCTGACCGTCAGCGGGCTGGGGGGCTGGCTGGCGCGTGGCTGA
- a CDS encoding ABC transporter ATP-binding protein/permease produces the protein MRPSLLRGPEAQAGRMVSITPRMTRPRPPDPVRRALNAPPGLKPPLALGAALSLLGALGTALAFVLAARSIAGVLTPPARLPVIGELLGAALGLGVRALTGAAREALSAQLAAHATAWQRGQLTARLLALGPVALSGRRAADLVTLSSDLGPRLAPYYARFLPGRAHAAICAIVALGVTAWLDPATAALLLVTGPLTVVFLYLVGLATHAATQAQWARHTRLAVRLLTLTRHLPTLHAFGAVPTYRDVLVRSAGAHREATLRVLRVAFLSGFVMEFAATLATALVAVWIGVRLFGGEATLAPTLAALMLVPEFFGPLRQLGADRHAALDAEPLARDLAALDAVPGAPEGTRDAPPGAPELTFHGARADLPGVTATLTGTVASGEHVALRGPSGVGKSALLHALGKYVAHTGQVTVGGVPLDDLNADRWARRVALVPQAPRLLAASVRDNLRLAAPDADDGALWTALREVGLDGVIAALPGTLDAPLGEGGTRLSGGETARLALARALLSGADLLLLDEVTAHLDGDTARDLHALIGRAARGRTALLVTHRDPPPGWRTLTLEAP, from the coding sequence GTGCGCCCCTCGCTTCTGCGCGGACCGGAGGCGCAGGCTGGACGCATGGTGTCCATCACGCCCCGGATGACCCGCCCGCGCCCCCCGGACCCGGTCCGGCGCGCCCTGAACGCCCCGCCCGGACTGAAGCCTCCCCTCGCGCTGGGCGCCGCGCTGAGCCTGCTGGGCGCGCTGGGCACCGCGCTGGCCTTCGTGCTCGCCGCGCGGAGCATCGCCGGGGTGCTGACCCCACCCGCCCGGCTGCCGGTCATCGGCGAACTGTTGGGGGCTGCGCTGGGTCTGGGCGTGCGGGCCCTGACCGGCGCGGCGCGCGAGGCGCTGTCGGCGCAGCTGGCCGCGCACGCGACCGCGTGGCAGCGCGGGCAGCTCACGGCGCGGCTGCTGGCGCTGGGCCCGGTGGCGCTTTCCGGGCGGCGCGCGGCGGACCTCGTGACGCTGAGCAGCGACCTGGGGCCGCGCCTCGCGCCGTATTACGCGCGCTTCCTGCCGGGCCGGGCGCACGCGGCGATCTGCGCGATCGTCGCGCTGGGCGTGACCGCGTGGCTGGACCCGGCGACCGCCGCGCTGCTGCTCGTGACCGGACCGCTGACCGTGGTGTTCCTGTACCTCGTGGGGCTCGCCACGCACGCCGCCACGCAGGCGCAGTGGGCGCGGCACACCCGGCTCGCGGTGCGGCTGCTGACCCTGACGCGGCACCTGCCGACCCTGCACGCCTTCGGGGCGGTGCCCACCTACCGGGACGTGCTCGTCCGCTCGGCCGGCGCGCACCGCGAGGCGACCCTGCGGGTGCTGCGCGTGGCGTTCCTGTCGGGCTTCGTGATGGAGTTCGCCGCGACCCTCGCCACCGCGCTGGTGGCCGTGTGGATCGGCGTGAGGCTCTTCGGGGGTGAGGCGACCCTGGCGCCCACGCTGGCCGCGCTGATGCTCGTCCCGGAGTTCTTCGGGCCGCTGCGGCAGCTCGGCGCGGACCGCCACGCGGCGCTGGACGCCGAACCTCTGGCGCGCGATCTGGCGGCGCTGGACGCCGTGCCCGGCGCGCCCGAGGGAACGCGGGACGCGCCGCCCGGCGCCCCTGAACTGACCTTCCACGGCGCGCGGGCCGACCTGCCGGGCGTGACCGCCACCCTGACCGGCACGGTCGCCAGTGGCGAGCACGTCGCCCTGCGCGGTCCGAGCGGCGTCGGCAAGAGCGCGCTGCTGCACGCGCTGGGGAAGTACGTGGCGCACACCGGGCAGGTGACCGTGGGCGGCGTCCCGCTGGATGACCTGAACGCGGACCGCTGGGCGCGCCGGGTGGCCCTCGTCCCCCAGGCCCCACGCCTGCTGGCGGCCAGCGTGCGCGACAACCTGCGCCTCGCCGCGCCCGACGCGGACGACGGGGCGCTGTGGACCGCGCTGCGCGAGGTGGGACTGGACGGCGTGATCGCCGCGCTGCCCGGCACGCTGGACGCCCCACTGGGCGAGGGCGGCACGCGCCTGTCCGGCGGGGAGACGGCCCGGCTGGCCCTGGCCCGCGCGCTGCTCTCCGGCGCGGACCTGCTCCTCCTCGACGAGGTCACCGCCCACCTGGACGGGGACACCGCGCGGGACCTGCACGCGCTGATCGGCCGGGCCGCGCGGGGGCGGACCGCGCTGCTCGTCACGCACCGCGACCCACCGCCCGGCTGGCGCACCCTGACCCTGGAGGCCCCATGA
- the cydC gene encoding thiol reductant ABC exporter subunit CydC: MTGPVRRAGGWRPFVLPALLGVAATLAGVALAGASGRLIARAALRPEVFLSLTLLVTLVRGLGVGRAGLRYAERLTGHAAALRAGEAGRAALFDRVSRFGRDLLARERSGDLLARSGADLDARQFAALRVTLPLLGFAGAALLAGGWLLSLDARLGLSVLGPLLLAAALPWLARTRAAELAREEARVAREHGAALLDALSASADGAARLWAPRLDALNGQLRRVTGAQGRLQTRLTLGRETLFTLSFTLVLTRGLTLVETGALGGAWLAAVVLLAAASFDALSPLALVPGAHAAARAAQERDEELSAVQPAVTNPDHPSALPPGPLPLTLDGVGLTRGRRDLLRGVTLHLPPGARVAVTGPSGAGKSTLLGLISRDLDPTAGRVTLGGTDLRTLALADLRARLSLHEQDAPLLDGTIEENLRLGDPHAPPERLRALLDDLGLEDLPLDTWVGEGGTRLSGGQRARVSLARALLKRSDVLLLDEPTAHLDPDTEARVLSVLGRECAGRTLLLVTHRPAPLTLADRVYRLADGGWHPLSTSIQKKVI, from the coding sequence ATGACCGGCCCCGTCAGGCGCGCCGGAGGCTGGCGGCCCTTCGTCCTCCCGGCGCTGCTGGGCGTCGCGGCCACCCTGGCGGGTGTGGCGCTGGCGGGCGCGTCGGGTCGCCTGATCGCCCGCGCGGCGCTGCGGCCCGAGGTGTTCCTGAGCCTGACGCTGCTCGTGACCCTGGTGCGCGGGCTGGGCGTGGGCCGCGCGGGCCTACGCTACGCCGAACGCCTGACCGGGCACGCCGCCGCCCTGCGGGCCGGGGAGGCGGGGCGGGCGGCGCTGTTCGACCGCGTCTCACGGTTCGGGCGGGACCTGCTGGCCCGCGAACGCAGCGGTGACCTGCTCGCGCGCAGCGGCGCGGACCTCGACGCGCGGCAGTTCGCGGCGCTGCGCGTGACCCTGCCGCTGCTGGGTTTCGCGGGCGCCGCGCTGCTGGCGGGTGGCTGGCTGCTGAGCCTGGACGCCCGCCTGGGCCTGAGCGTGCTGGGACCGCTGCTGCTGGCGGCGGCGCTGCCCTGGCTGGCCCGCACGAGGGCGGCGGAACTGGCCCGTGAGGAGGCGAGGGTGGCCCGCGAGCACGGCGCGGCGCTGCTCGACGCGCTGAGTGCCAGCGCGGACGGCGCGGCGCGGCTGTGGGCGCCCCGCCTGGACGCCCTGAACGGGCAGCTGCGCCGCGTGACCGGGGCGCAGGGTCGCCTCCAGACCCGCCTGACGCTGGGCCGCGAGACGCTGTTCACCCTGAGTTTCACGCTGGTCCTCACGCGCGGCCTGACGCTGGTCGAGACGGGCGCGCTGGGCGGCGCGTGGCTGGCGGCGGTCGTGCTGCTGGCCGCTGCGAGTTTCGACGCGCTGAGCCCGCTCGCGCTGGTGCCCGGCGCGCACGCGGCGGCCCGGGCAGCGCAGGAACGGGACGAGGAACTCTCGGCGGTGCAGCCCGCCGTGACCAATCCTGACCATCCGTCAGCCCTGCCGCCCGGGCCACTGCCCCTGACCCTGGACGGCGTGGGACTCACGCGCGGCAGGCGCGACCTGTTGCGCGGCGTGACCCTGCACCTCCCGCCCGGCGCGCGGGTGGCCGTCACCGGCCCCAGCGGCGCGGGCAAGAGCACCCTGCTGGGCCTGATCAGCCGCGACCTCGACCCCACCGCCGGTCGGGTGACGCTGGGCGGGACGGACCTGCGCACCCTGGCCCTGGCGGACCTGCGCGCCCGCCTGAGCCTGCACGAGCAGGACGCGCCGCTGCTGGATGGCACGATCGAGGAGAACCTGCGCCTCGGCGACCCGCACGCGCCCCCCGAGCGGCTGCGGGCCCTGCTGGACGACCTGGGCCTGGAGGACCTGCCGCTGGACACCTGGGTCGGCGAGGGCGGTACCCGCCTGTCCGGCGGGCAGCGCGCCCGCGTGAGTCTGGCCCGCGCGCTGCTGAAACGCTCGGACGTGCTGCTGCTGGACGAACCCACCGCGCACCTCGACCCGGACACCGAGGCCCGCGTCCTGAGCGTCCTGGGCCGCGAGTGCGCCGGTCGGACCCTGCTGCTCGTCACGCACCGGCCCGCGCCACTGACCCTCGCCGATCGGGTCTACCGGCTCGCAGACGGCGGGTGGCATCCCCTCTCCACCTCCATCCAGAAGAAGGTCATATGA
- a CDS encoding cytochrome ubiquinol oxidase subunit I, translating into MNEILGFSTLDLSRFQFATTSIFHYFFVPFTVGFALIIAILQTLAYRSGDPKLENLTRFFGHLFFINFAVGVVTGIVQEFQFGMNWQGFSNFVGNIFGIPLALEVLMAFFLESTFLGLWWFGKDRLPAWASLASIWIVAAGTTISAFWIIIANAWMQHPVGFEIKDGRAVMTDAWAIVTNPKGLEWFAHIWAGSLTVAAFFVLAVSAYHLRRRANVEAFRVSFRVALITALIGSGGVILAGHEQGQSAVRDQPMKYAAFSALWDTPEGNQMPESLIALPSNAARENRFELSVPYVGSFLAFNNFTEKAKGINDLQREYEAKYGPGNYTPWVWPVYWSFRVMVGLGFLMLLVTLVYVWRWRQGKLDDPGRLYPLLLAMPLAPHLANFSGWIATEMGRQPWIVQGLLRTGDAVSQLNPLWVLLSLAAFWVVYLTLIGLDVFLLTRTARAGMHEPDVETPSVPAPDYVPEGARA; encoded by the coding sequence ATGAACGAGATCCTGGGCTTCTCCACGCTGGACCTGTCGCGCTTCCAGTTCGCCACGACCAGCATCTTCCACTACTTCTTCGTGCCGTTCACCGTCGGCTTCGCCCTGATCATCGCCATCCTGCAGACGCTGGCGTACCGCAGCGGCGACCCGAAACTGGAGAACCTCACGCGCTTCTTCGGGCACCTCTTCTTCATCAACTTCGCGGTGGGCGTCGTGACCGGCATCGTGCAGGAATTCCAGTTCGGCATGAACTGGCAGGGCTTCTCGAACTTCGTCGGGAACATCTTCGGCATCCCGCTGGCGCTGGAGGTCCTGATGGCCTTCTTCCTGGAAAGCACCTTCCTGGGCCTGTGGTGGTTCGGCAAGGACCGCCTCCCCGCCTGGGCGAGCCTCGCGAGCATCTGGATCGTCGCCGCCGGGACGACCATCAGCGCCTTCTGGATCATCATCGCCAACGCCTGGATGCAGCACCCCGTCGGCTTCGAGATCAAGGACGGCCGGGCCGTGATGACCGACGCGTGGGCGATCGTCACGAACCCCAAGGGCCTGGAGTGGTTCGCGCACATCTGGGCGGGTAGCCTGACCGTCGCGGCGTTCTTCGTGCTGGCCGTCAGCGCGTACCACCTGCGCCGCCGCGCGAACGTCGAGGCGTTCCGCGTCAGCTTCCGCGTGGCGCTGATCACCGCGCTGATCGGGTCGGGCGGCGTGATCCTCGCCGGGCACGAGCAGGGCCAGAGCGCCGTGCGCGACCAGCCCATGAAGTACGCGGCGTTCAGCGCCCTGTGGGACACGCCGGAAGGCAACCAGATGCCCGAGAGCCTCATCGCGCTGCCCAGCAACGCCGCGCGGGAGAACCGCTTCGAACTCAGCGTGCCGTACGTCGGATCGTTCCTGGCGTTCAACAACTTCACCGAGAAAGCCAAGGGGATCAACGATCTCCAGCGGGAGTATGAAGCCAAGTACGGCCCGGGCAACTACACGCCGTGGGTGTGGCCGGTGTACTGGTCGTTCCGCGTGATGGTCGGCCTGGGCTTCCTGATGCTGCTCGTGACCCTGGTGTACGTGTGGCGCTGGCGGCAGGGCAAGCTCGACGATCCGGGGCGGCTGTACCCGCTGCTGCTGGCCATGCCCCTGGCCCCGCATCTGGCGAACTTCAGCGGATGGATCGCCACCGAGATGGGCCGCCAGCCGTGGATCGTGCAGGGCCTGCTGCGCACCGGGGACGCCGTCAGTCAGCTCAACCCGCTGTGGGTGCTGCTGTCGCTCGCGGCGTTCTGGGTGGTGTACCTCACGCTGATCGGCCTCGACGTGTTCCTGCTGACCCGCACCGCCCGCGCCGGGATGCATGAACCGGACGTCGAGACGCCCTCGGTCCCCGCCCCGGACTACGTCCCCGAAGGAGCGCGCGCATGA
- the cydB gene encoding cytochrome d ubiquinol oxidase subunit II, which yields MTDLPTLWFILTAAIFAIYFFLDGFDFGVGALQPFLARTEAERRAMIRTVGPFWAANEVWVILAAGVIFAAFPHWYGTLMTALYPEFTLILLALIGRGVAFEYRAEINHRRWRTFWDVTSFVTNLLPAFLWGAIMANMVRGLPIDASGRFDGSLLYSVNTFSVLGGLATLSLFVLHGATYLLLRLDDNDVLHGRARRAALIWGAVASALVLAFVYQGFIRTGLFGTYGLQEWLFPLAAAVNLGLIWLALTLGRDALAFAATGLTIVFSTATIFGSLYPNVLPSTLGDAYNLTVQNTASEPYTLRLLTWVGAAFLPLIIGYQAWNFYVFRQRIRAHDEKIPGGHD from the coding sequence ATGACCGACCTCCCCACCCTCTGGTTCATCCTGACCGCCGCCATCTTCGCGATCTACTTCTTCCTGGACGGCTTCGACTTCGGCGTCGGCGCCCTGCAGCCCTTCCTGGCCCGCACCGAGGCCGAGCGGCGCGCCATGATCCGCACCGTCGGCCCGTTCTGGGCCGCGAACGAGGTCTGGGTGATCCTGGCCGCCGGGGTGATCTTCGCCGCGTTCCCCCACTGGTACGGCACGCTGATGACCGCCCTGTACCCCGAATTCACGCTGATCCTGCTCGCCCTGATCGGGCGCGGCGTGGCCTTCGAGTACCGCGCGGAGATCAACCACCGCCGCTGGCGCACCTTCTGGGACGTGACCAGCTTCGTCACGAACCTCCTGCCCGCCTTCCTGTGGGGCGCGATCATGGCGAACATGGTGCGCGGCCTGCCCATCGACGCCAGCGGCCGCTTCGACGGGAGCCTGCTGTACTCCGTGAACACCTTCAGCGTCCTGGGGGGCCTCGCCACCCTGAGCCTGTTCGTCCTGCACGGCGCGACGTATCTGCTGCTGCGCCTCGACGACAACGACGTGCTGCACGGCCGCGCCCGCCGCGCCGCGCTGATCTGGGGCGCCGTCGCCTCCGCGCTGGTCCTGGCCTTCGTGTACCAGGGCTTCATCCGCACCGGGCTGTTCGGCACCTACGGCCTCCAGGAATGGCTGTTCCCCCTGGCGGCCGCCGTGAACCTCGGCCTGATCTGGCTGGCCCTCACCCTAGGGCGCGACGCACTGGCGTTCGCCGCCACCGGCCTCACCATCGTCTTCTCCACCGCCACCATCTTCGGCAGCCTCTACCCGAACGTGCTGCCCAGCACCCTGGGCGACGCGTACAACCTCACCGTGCAGAACACCGCGTCCGAACCGTACACCCTGCGGCTCCTGACCTGGGTGGGCGCCGCCTTCCTGCCGCTGATCATCGGGTACCAGGCCTGGAACTTCTACGTGTTCCGCCAGCGCATCCGCGCGCACGACGAGAAGATCCCCGGCGGCCACGACTGA
- a CDS encoding methyltransferase domain-containing protein, protein MSEPLRVIIGAGAQAWPGWIPTQRDQLDLTDRASFERYFGDRRADALLCEHVWEHLTPEQGREAARLCLDYLKPGGWLRCAVPDANFPDEAYQRTVQVGGPGPADHPAADHHVVYDAPTFRAVFEAAGFEVDLLEYCDDTGRFHYHGWDVSTGPVYRSLLLDHRNRGGHLGFVSLILDARKPGGTPD, encoded by the coding sequence ATGTCCGAACCCCTCAGGGTCATCATCGGCGCCGGCGCCCAGGCGTGGCCCGGCTGGATTCCCACCCAGCGTGACCAGCTCGACCTGACCGACCGCGCCAGCTTCGAGCGGTACTTCGGGGATCGCCGCGCCGACGCGCTGCTATGCGAGCACGTCTGGGAGCACCTCACCCCCGAGCAGGGACGCGAGGCCGCGCGCCTGTGCCTGGACTACCTGAAGCCCGGCGGCTGGCTGCGCTGCGCCGTCCCTGACGCCAACTTCCCCGATGAGGCGTACCAGCGCACCGTGCAGGTCGGGGGGCCCGGCCCGGCCGACCACCCGGCCGCCGACCATCACGTCGTGTACGACGCCCCCACCTTCCGCGCGGTGTTCGAGGCTGCGGGCTTCGAGGTGGACCTGCTCGAATACTGCGACGACACGGGCCGCTTCCACTACCACGGCTGGGACGTCTCGACCGGCCCGGTGTACCGCTCGCTGCTGCTCGACCACCGCAACCGCGGCGGACACCTGGGCTTCGTCTCCCTGATTCTGGACGCCCGGAAACCCGGCGGGACCCCGGACTGA